A stretch of Brassica napus cultivar Da-Ae chromosome C6, Da-Ae, whole genome shotgun sequence DNA encodes these proteins:
- the LOC106408715 gene encoding uncharacterized protein LOC106408715, with the protein MARMLRTMPKIWRVYERVRGIALTKESFQSIFELESDIQTVLKQGFWTFNDWGMAMERWVEHPPKGAIGYVKVIEWNPEKSLLQDYVRAQVVMDLSLPVREKKSVTLPKGGGTAVVDVDYERIRKKCFHCFKLSHEKHACRLLKGNPSGSAKGKEKHNAVNLQRLTQRQHNSTLSQDIMSLFAPSIPPGFEPPAGLIAPEVFEQMQLYMNCIDPEERRIREFRMKKALDDLSQDSIAQRAGLRIEEAPVLSCRLNKDKGLVFDFNRANVNVAPKTGESSSHTEVQRSTLSIEMEQGQRSVSETRFNRAHALGMMNAPAFGGFEIGSGFSAQAVKSGGNRGTTRKASSWTRRGKRTAHASYKPMPNHPIRNDDAQLELSGFEEHILTVRRLEEMCREHLPDFLFLLETKNSSDHIEGFKRSLGYNHIFLVNPVGLSGGLALFWRNSHEVEILSASDRIIDVRVKQRI; encoded by the exons ATGGCCAGAATGCTCCGTACTATGCCGAAGATTTGGAGGGTATACGAACGGGTCCGTGGAATAGCTTTGACGAAAGAGAGTTTCCAGTCTATCTTCGAACTGGAATCGGATATACAAACTGTATTGAAACAAGGCTTTTGGACTTTCAATGATTGGGGAATGGCGATGGAGAGATGGGTGGAACATCCACCGA AAGGAGCCATAGGCTATGTGAAAGTGATTGAATGGAACCCGGAGAAATCCTTACTACAGGACTATGTGAGAGCCCAAGTTGTGATGGATCTTAGCCTTCCAGTTCGAGAGAAGAAGAGTGTAACATTACCAAAAGGAGGCGGTACTGCAGTGGTAGATGTAGATTACGAGAGAATCAGGAAGAAATGCTTCCACTGCTTCAAATTATCACATGAGAAACATGCTTGCCGACTCCTAAAAGGCAACCCTTCTGGAAGTGCTAAAGGAAAGGAGAAACATAATGCCGTTAATCTGCAAAGGCTGACACAACGTCAACACAACTCCACTCTGTCTCAGGACATAATGTCGTTGTTTGCTCCATCAATTCCCCCGGGTTTTGAACCGCCTGCAGGTCTGATAGCTCCAGAAGTGTTTGAACAGATGCAGTTATACATGAACTGTATTGATCCTGAAGAGAGGAGAATTAGAGAGTTCAGAATGAAGAAGGCGCTTGATGACTTATCACAAGACTCAATTGCTCAAAGAGCAGGCCTAAGAATAGAAGAAGCCCCAGTCTTATCTTGTCGTCTTAATAAAGATAAGGGGTTAGTTTTTGATTTCAACAGAGCTAATGTTAATGTTGCTCCTAAAACTGGCGAGTCCTCTAGTCACACAGAAGTACAAAGAAGTACCTTATCGATTGAGATGGAGCAGGGACAGAGGTCAGTGTCAGAGACAAGGTTCAACAGAGCTCATGCTTTGGGAATGATGAATG CTCCGGCTTTTGGAGGTTTTGAGATTGGCAGTGGCTTCTCAGCTCAGGCCGTGAAAAGTGGTGGGAATAGAGGCACGACGAGGAAAGCGTCCTCATGGACGCGTCGAGGAAAGCGTACTGCTCATGCTAGCTATAAGCCGATGCC AAACCATCCAATCCGCAATGACGACGCTCAATTGGAACTATCGGGGTTTGAGGAGCACATCCTGACAGTTCGACGTCTAGAGGAGATGTGCCGTGAGCATCTTCCAGACTTCTTGTTTCTCCTAGAGACTAAAAACTCTAGTGATCACATCGAAGGCTTTAAGAGATCGTTGGGTTACAACCACATTTTCTTGGTGAATCCAGTGGGTCTCAGTGGTGGGTTGGCATTATTTTGGAGGAATTCACATGAGGTAGAGATTTTGTCAGCAAGTGACAGAATAATTGATGTTAGAGTGAAGCAGAGAATCTAG